A window from Pseudomonas kribbensis encodes these proteins:
- a CDS encoding MarR family winged helix-turn-helix transcriptional regulator, translating to MNISSAMVVAARHWRKICQTTLVNYGISEACAVPLLMIGRLGERVHQVQVAQAAGIESPSLVRLLDQLCHAGYVCRTEDPQDRRAKCLSLTDTGRELVQAVEGELVRLRNEVLEGIDRSDLEATLRVLRAFEAASPPAVTHP from the coding sequence ATGAACATCAGCAGTGCCATGGTGGTGGCCGCCAGGCATTGGCGGAAGATCTGCCAGACCACGCTGGTCAACTATGGAATTTCCGAAGCCTGCGCCGTCCCGCTCTTGATGATCGGGCGGCTGGGGGAGCGCGTGCATCAGGTGCAGGTGGCACAGGCGGCGGGGATAGAAAGTCCTTCGCTGGTGCGGCTGCTCGATCAGTTGTGCCACGCCGGCTACGTTTGCCGCACTGAAGACCCGCAGGATCGCCGGGCCAAATGCCTGAGCCTGACCGACACTGGCCGCGAACTGGTGCAGGCGGTGGAAGGCGAGTTGGTGCGTCTGCGTAATGAAGTGCTCGAAGGCATCGACCGGAGTGATCTGGAAGCTACGCTTCGAGTATTGAGGGCTTTCGAAGCGGCCAGTCCGCCAGCGGTGACCCATCCGTGA
- a CDS encoding aminoacyl-tRNA deacylase, with amino-acid sequence MRMARKVQSSLTRAQCQYDVVSHPHSSSSLETARVSGIPAERVAKSVILDDHHGHYLMAVLPASRHLDLSKVRTSGEWQITRESTLAHLFDDCERGAVPPLGDSYGLDMVIDPLVTRQKDIYLEAGNHNNLLHMSMPEFLKMVPHAQVRELSQ; translated from the coding sequence ATGCGTATGGCAAGAAAAGTGCAAAGCAGCCTGACCCGGGCGCAATGCCAATACGACGTCGTCTCCCATCCGCACTCGAGCAGCAGCCTGGAAACGGCGCGGGTTTCGGGGATTCCGGCGGAGCGGGTGGCCAAATCGGTGATACTCGACGACCACCACGGGCATTACCTCATGGCCGTGCTGCCCGCCAGCCGCCATCTTGACCTGAGCAAAGTGCGCACCAGCGGCGAGTGGCAGATCACCCGCGAAAGCACCCTGGCGCACCTGTTCGATGATTGCGAACGCGGCGCGGTGCCGCCACTGGGCGATTCCTATGGCCTGGACATGGTCATCGACCCGCTGGTGACCCGGCAGAAAGATATTTACCTGGAAGCCGGCAACCACAACAACCTGCTGCACATGAGCATGCCCGAGTTCCTGAAAATGGTGCCCCATGCCCAGGTGCGGGAGTTGAGTCAGTAG
- a CDS encoding DUF2789 domain-containing protein, whose translation MENPTHSLPSLFKQLGLPNDPVSIDQFIAAHSPLKPELHLCDAFFWTKSQADFLRDEILDDADWAEVVDQLDVMLRKGRGM comes from the coding sequence ATGGAAAATCCGACCCACAGTCTCCCGTCCCTGTTCAAACAACTCGGCCTGCCCAACGACCCGGTCAGCATCGACCAGTTCATCGCCGCCCATTCCCCGCTCAAACCCGAACTGCACCTGTGCGACGCGTTTTTCTGGACCAAAAGCCAGGCGGATTTTTTGCGGGACGAGATTCTTGACGATGCGGATTGGGCGGAGGTGGTGGATCAGCTGGATGTGATGTTGAGGAAGGGGCGGGGGATGTAA